A region from the Mercenaria mercenaria strain notata chromosome 7, MADL_Memer_1, whole genome shotgun sequence genome encodes:
- the LOC123554488 gene encoding uncharacterized protein LOC123554488 isoform X3 has product MGSKVNETGNADGECYLRVTLHLFSGRPPPQWDIGRQNRNFDRILSEVTGHNSTALAPILGYSGFTVEEFGDGVLRRSLDVGRCTRPEFELLLLETVEDMPPVGASQPLRNSTLQYVREPIQSCIRN; this is encoded by the exons CAGATGGTGAATGTTATTTGCGTGTTACTTTGCACCTGTTTTCCGGAAGACCACCTCCACAATGGGACATTGGTCGTCAAAATAGAAACTTTGATCGCATTCTAAGTGAAGTGACTGGTCACAATTCCACAGCACTTGCACCTATACTCGGATACAGTGGGTTTACGGTTGAGGAATTTGGTG ATGGTGTGTTGAGACGAAGTTTGGATGTTGGGAGATGTACAAGACCTGAATTTGAATTGCTATTATTGGAAACTGTGGAAGATATGCCACCTGTAGGAGCAAGTCAGCCACTTAGGAACTCTACTTTGCAATATGTGAGGGAACCAATACAGTCTtgtattagaaattaa
- the LOC123554488 gene encoding uncharacterized protein LOC123554488 isoform X1: protein MGLKSFCFPLIAFVAVTTAYLAADGECYLRVTLHLFSGRPPPQWDIGRQNRNFDRILSEVTGHNSTALAPILGYSGFTVEEFGDGVLRRSLDVGRCTRPEFELLLLETVEDMPPVGASQPLRNSTLQYVREPIQSCIRN from the exons ATGGGACTTAAATCATTTTGCTTTCCATTAATAGCTTTTGTAGCAGTCACAACAGCTTACCTAGCAG CAGATGGTGAATGTTATTTGCGTGTTACTTTGCACCTGTTTTCCGGAAGACCACCTCCACAATGGGACATTGGTCGTCAAAATAGAAACTTTGATCGCATTCTAAGTGAAGTGACTGGTCACAATTCCACAGCACTTGCACCTATACTCGGATACAGTGGGTTTACGGTTGAGGAATTTGGTG ATGGTGTGTTGAGACGAAGTTTGGATGTTGGGAGATGTACAAGACCTGAATTTGAATTGCTATTATTGGAAACTGTGGAAGATATGCCACCTGTAGGAGCAAGTCAGCCACTTAGGAACTCTACTTTGCAATATGTGAGGGAACCAATACAGTCTtgtattagaaattaa
- the LOC123554488 gene encoding uncharacterized protein LOC123554488 isoform X2, translating into MGLKSFCFPLIAFVAVTTAYLADGECYLRVTLHLFSGRPPPQWDIGRQNRNFDRILSEVTGHNSTALAPILGYSGFTVEEFGDGVLRRSLDVGRCTRPEFELLLLETVEDMPPVGASQPLRNSTLQYVREPIQSCIRN; encoded by the exons ATGGGACTTAAATCATTTTGCTTTCCATTAATAGCTTTTGTAGCAGTCACAACAGCTTACCTAGCAG ATGGTGAATGTTATTTGCGTGTTACTTTGCACCTGTTTTCCGGAAGACCACCTCCACAATGGGACATTGGTCGTCAAAATAGAAACTTTGATCGCATTCTAAGTGAAGTGACTGGTCACAATTCCACAGCACTTGCACCTATACTCGGATACAGTGGGTTTACGGTTGAGGAATTTGGTG ATGGTGTGTTGAGACGAAGTTTGGATGTTGGGAGATGTACAAGACCTGAATTTGAATTGCTATTATTGGAAACTGTGGAAGATATGCCACCTGTAGGAGCAAGTCAGCCACTTAGGAACTCTACTTTGCAATATGTGAGGGAACCAATACAGTCTtgtattagaaattaa